Genomic DNA from Nymphalis io chromosome 5, ilAglIoxx1.1, whole genome shotgun sequence:
atctagataaataaattataaaagtttcaaCATTGAATTATGTATCTTTTATAATTGTTAgtcaaaaattaattttcaacttTGAAAAActaatgtgtaatattttactaCTATGTATTTAATTCCAAATAGATATTTGTTGTCTAAACAAAACgtacaatactttgtattacttAACTAAAGGATGAGCTAGTGTTCTGTGTATATttaggatttttaatatttcttacaaagccaatttCTGAACGAAATTGCTCATGAATACTTGTGTGGCACGTAAAaagtaagaatataaaattacaatggtttattttaattatgacctCATAAGGAAGATTTAAACCCTTTAGAATTTAATCAAAGTATAGTTCATTTCCTAATAGCAATGTGAAGTGTAGACTTTTGACTTATCTTTTgactattatatatacgtaGTATTTACTAACTCAAGGTTATTGTGTCTTAACTAAAAccatagatttttattaataaaatatggttttttattaccaaatacattaaataaattggacagataaaaatttgatttaagtattttatatttaatgtatagaaATAAACATAACTTAAGTAATTACATGGTATTTTATTTGTCTTCAATTgccctaataaaataaaacatgctagttgttttatatacatttggaTTCAGTCATTAGTACatcaattacaatttattcCATTTCcaggtatataataaatgattcagCGGTCTGAAATGTAGTGTTTGTCACCAGCCAAGTACATAATCTAGTGCTTTTGAAATAAGACCTGTAGACCTCTGAGGTACTGGTGCTGATGGGATTGGTGTAGGACAAAGTGATCTTGCTGTATTTTGTCTGAAAGATAAAACTAATAGTAAAAGCCGACGAAACAAGTCTCAATACACaagtatctataatattatttactctactctctataaattaattttgttacaagTAAGGCATTATTAGAAATACATTACCTTTCGGTATAAGGTCCCGGGCTGGCAACATTTATTCGTGGGGGTTCTCTACACTCTACTACACCCACCATGACACCAGGCAGCACTTGTCTTCCATTGAGGGCCATGGCCCTCTCCTTTTCAGCTCTAGTAGCATATCTTACATGAGCCCAATTGCCTTGTGTGGGATATTGTTTATCtaaaatgtaatacaattttaaaatgattatttcaaCTGATGAACTAACAAAGCATGAAggcaacaaatttataaatatatgattaacaAAAATTTATGTTACCCAGTATAGCACCACAATTACTAAATCTTGCTAAAACAGTATTGGCTGCATTAGGAGGAAAACCAAACACAGTGATCCAGTATTCTTCCTGCTCCTGGTAGCCATCTTGCCACTGGTTAGTCAAAGACTGGTTATTCACTGATATATTATTAGCATATGAATTCTGCATCATTGAGTTATTATTGCCATACcctataaaactattttcttgAAACAGTGATTTGTTAACCGAAGGTTCATTGCTCTTAATTGTATCAAATAAATCTTCTATGGGTGGTCCATTTGCTTTGttagaatatgaaatattaggTGACGTTGGTATGTTGGCAAATAAATTTTGTTGCTGGTTGTATAGAGCCTGCTGATGTATTGACATGTTCTGCCGGTACATTTTCTGATCTGGTGTTGAGGTTTGAGTCGGGCTTGTAGGTGAACCTGTaagatttatcattattataacgggcaaaatttaattaaatcattttttctcCTATAATTGAAATACTTACCAAAAGCTAGACTACGACCTTTGGTAGGGGATAAGCTATTTGGTCGGGGAGATAAGCTTGACAAAGGTGGAGGGTTTATTTCTCCTAATAAAAATGGCGGTAAATACCCCACATTTGGACTTCCAGAAGGAGAATGTGTTGGACTTCCTAGAGTCATTGGTTccatttttagtaattataagtATCCACTTAACACAAATACGAAATTCAACAGTAAACTGTTATgacattaatatttgtaatttacttttatccAAAACACGAGCAGGCCTTGTTTAAGCCAAAACCATCTATATTACCAATTTACCAATGCGTAAAATCAAACCATCATCAGACAAAATTTGACAAGATCCGTTACGATACGCtgtcaaaatcaaatattattccAAAATGAAACTCGGATACGCCATTTACTCAACGGATTTTACCTATGTTGTGACTTGTGATCCgtcgattataaaataatgtcataaaGCATTGATTTAATTATCTGTGATCACAAGAAGATATTAGTTAGGcatcatatttttgtaaatattggtAACATTGATCAAATTGTCAAAACAGCAGTCAAACAAACGAATATGGATTCTTCTGTGGCTGAAGAATCTGAAAATTTTGTAGCTTTTAGTAAAAATGAATACAGCAAAACAAATTGTAATACTCCAACGAATATCTcaactagtaataataatatagtgcaTAAGTTATTTAATAGAGAGGTAAGTTTGAAATTATTTctgatttttactatttttctatttttgtttttacacgataaaatctaaaataaaaccactgttattttaaaatattttgtaactattCATACAGAAATATTTCtatcaatataagtaatatagtcACTTGGCGtttacttttgttattaatttttagtaacAGTTTTAATCAGTCGTCttacaaaaagtattttttacagATATTTGGTAGCACCTCAAAAAATCCAAATGAGAAGTCAAAAAGAGTATTTGACAAAATTCCTCCTCGGTTACGGTTTTGTCTCATGGACATAGTGCCCATCCAGTACTTAAGGGAACATGTATTTATGGGGTTTTCACAGTGTGGACAGTTTCTGCTTAGTTTTACTTATAGTTGTAACACCCAAGTATATTTTCGGGAAAGTTCAAAGTTTACGTGAGTATTGAGTCAACtaggtaatattttttcaaatgcaTTCAGTTTACGTTTTTACTAATATTCTAGTATTACTTTTAATGTCTTAAAGTTAACTTGAAAagcataataatacaaatttcattGCAATAGTTATAACTGATTTATTTCATATGttattcttaaattttaatgGGAAGTAAAaccaattcatttttataaaaatgctgtttattttattaattaacttagtAGCcgtaattaaatagaaaaataaattatatgtaatccTAAcggattaaaatattaaatctcatttttttatctacaataaaaatgattaaacatgttttaattacattgagatatataattatctatgatatcaatagtttaatattgatattactttctaaaacttatttatattatttaaatcattacttagatatttttttgtgtaagaatcacttttattataaaaaaatgtttcataaatGAATTTTTACTTATAGAATATTTAGTCAAAAGTTATgagttaattttttaagtaaagtgacacaaatttatattattatcaatattggtaaaacaaattgttatatgacattttcaaatcaaattacttccatatattttatataataaacatttcttaatgtttttttaatacataaagtaTACATATGAGCAAGTTCTTTTATATGTAGAAAATGAAAAGATATAGCTTTTGAAGCTTACTGAGAGAACTTACTGAGAACtcagcaataaatatttttttgactaAAATCATAAAGTGTTTATAAAAAGTAGTACAAAggaataaattaacattttttatataaaaaaaaacattcactaATATTcttgagataaaatatataaataataggcatgatgacagtattaaagaataaaaaaataaatgattttagagaagaaactattttaaaaggattctaaaaaattatcccattttaatatacacattgagattaataagattttaataaaataaaagtataaaattctgaaatcggccattttatttgaaacaccaatcagagcAAATGATGTTACGCCTCTGTATTTATAACCATTTCTCTTGAATagttgttgtgtttacgcgtttcaaaattattttgcatcatttaattagttgtcattgattattcgcgtttttgtgaagaaaataaaccatccaagatctatcaatgatggaacaaggttttgttaaggcaaattcttctaatttgcccaggatttgttgatgttaggaaaatttctttcatcaaataaagacttgctcatctgaatttcgaaatgtgaaaacttccttgtaagcacatttttatttatctttagtgttatcataggttttttcTGTTAACTACATAGTATTACTCGCATATGTGAAgccctaatatttttatgaatctctgcctcaatttccaatttcttcaaaatgttctgtagccatactttcttttaattgcttttcacaTTCTTCAAGAACCGTCATCTTTtgttgcttatttatatatggtGTTTTctgttttcgagcgaaattcaaaataggtaaataaaaatgcaattgtttgtttattactgaaataaaattattttcagtaatagtagacgtttacctacattatagaaggttatttcaaaatcagtcatcatgcctattttAGTTAAAGCTTAATGAGATAGGAGTctatttgaacaaaaatattgattaatatatatgattaaaatataggCTACATTTTCTATCGTGGGTGCCGGGTCGCATCGTTCGGCCAGTGCACAGTATTCCTCTATTCGGTGATGACTGTGTTGACAGCAAAGTGACAATATCAATGGCACAATGGAAACACAATCCTGGAGTTCTTGTGGTGTATGGTATTgcgtaagtaaaaataattatcttaataaaaataattattcaaagatgtaaataatttaatagcctaatattttattaccaataGAATAATTGTTGAAAcaaattgtatttgtaattttttgtagAGATTCCTGCTCTGAACGATCCTACCTCAGTGTTGTTGGAGTACCTCGATTAGGATGTAGGCAATGTTCAGCTATTTCTAGAGATGAAGGTAGGTACACTTTACTAAGATGGTTCGAGTGTAAGGCAGgaagagtaaagataaacaaatcttatatGCTGCTAGCTCTGGCACtataaacggtttttttttaaaataattatctttattaataataaaacacaattcCACTTGTTTTGTGGTTGAATTGTGGTTATATTtacttctaatattataaacgcaatttttttacgaatccttatttaatatacagattattttaaatgtcacaGCAATTCAAgaacaaaattgtttatttgtctttgccTTTGCCATTGGAATTTGATATAGagataatataaactataactttttgttaaaagattatattttttcagatgATCTGAATTGGAGTAAACGCTGCTTGGAACATAGCTTCGCGATACACACAAGATTCTTTTGTACGTCCGATTCTAGTATGTACGAACCTGTCGTTCAACTAGCTTACTCGaaccaaattataatttatacagattTCATTCACATATTAGAAATAGACATCGTTAAACCAGATCAGGAAAAAATTGATGTGCCCGAGGAAACAAAATTCTCATTAGATAGGGacgaattaaattcaatatacaCGAATCCAAGTACGCCCGCGTCGGACGTATCTGCAGCCTTCCAGTCGCCCAAGTATCAGAACAATGTTGTCCAGAACATTTTAGCTGACTTTTCAGATTTTGATGTCGAACCTTATCAAATGTCCAGACCAGTCCAACTGCCAGATGTTATGGGTCAGGAGCTATGTATTCAAGCATCATCTATATCTCACAATTTAATGGAGGAGTGGGAAGGACCTTCTCCGTCAATTAGAACATTAATCAGTCCACCGTTAAGGTCACCGAGGCGCAGACCGGCGGAGAGCATGTCTAGGTTTAATGAAACGCATAGAATAATAGCTGAAAAAACATACGAATTTGTAGAAGAAGCGGAGACCAAATGTGAGAAGCTGAGTATGTTTAGGAAGCGACGCTTAGCCGATAAGAAGTATGAATTTTCTGaagataataatgaaaacatcgtTCCTTTTAGAGTGTTAAGAAGTAATAGGAAGTATTACACAGGGTCCACCAGTAAAAGTCAATCAAAGCGGGCGAAGTCACCGTCCGTGGAGAGCGTAGTTCTTAGAGCTCATAATCAGATCAGTAGACCTCCTTCGCCGACATCTAGCTTAGACCTAAAGAATCCAGGACTGACATCGCTCGAATCAGATAGAAATAGCGAATCCGAGTACAGAGTTATGGAGATGTTGGATGATGGATCTCTTAAAACTGTGTCGGTGCACGACAACACTTCGAAAACATTATCAGACTGTCCGGTCAGCCCTCAAGACCCGTATTTAGTGCACTCGGGAAACTCCAAATGTAGCAAATTCTTCACGCGGTATTTTTTAGAAAGCGACGACGAGATAACCTCGGTCATCACCGATTCGGAAGGTACGTTCAAAGATTTCTTTCTGTTAACTTTTAAATCGTCACAAGATATTGTACGACTTAGTATTCTAGACTACCGGTGTGAATCCACCGCAAGCTCCGAAAGAAAATTAAGTAGGCAATTAAAAACAGCTTAACAAGAAAATTTACTTTTGGTCCGGGGGGGGGGCAAATACAAAAGTCTCATATGGCTAATAAGCGAACCGACCGTCGGCTGGAGAGGGAGCGGGGGTTCGGCGGGGTAAAGTCACCACTGAAATGCAACTCTCCATCCCGGACCATTGATTACATTAAGCTCCTTCATAAAACGAAAATGATAAacgaataaaacatatatttttataaaacgagCACCGCAAGCCACACCGGGGCGTGGCTGCCGTGCTCTCAACCGGCCGCGTTGCGCGCAGACGACTGCATGTCGGGCTACCACGTGGCGCTGCCGCtgagcggcgcgggcgcggggcAGGCGCTGCAGGGGCTGTGCGCGGGCGCGTGGGAGCGCctgcgcgcgccgcccgcgcccgcgctgCGCGCCACGCAGCGCTCGCTCGACACCGAGCTGCTGTGCAACGAGGTCTGCGGCCGCCTGTGCCGCCTGGGCGGGAAGCACTTCATCTACTGCTTCGACTGGGGCTGCCACGTCATCGACGTGTGCCAGTCCAGCGGCTGCCTGTCCGGGGTGAGCACGACTCGGCGCCTTGTCCGCGATTATGTCCACCTCCGAGCCGTGTGAGCTGTGGAAAATACACTTTACGATTGACTGCTAGTGACTTGTACGTTATATGacactatataattatgtttatgcaGTGTATCGTCCCGGGACGTCCCGCCCTGTAATGACTGACTCTGTATGCTGATCTCGCTATAAAATTAGCCTAGCCTCAATGTAGCCGCTAAATACCGTGCGCGTGTCCGGCAGCTGTGCGCGATGTGGCTGTGGGCGAGCGAGGACACGGCGCAGCTGCAGTGCGAGGCGTGCAAGGACGCGTCGGCCGGCTGTCTGCAGCACCGCCAGCAGTACGCGGCGCAGGTCCGTACTCGTTACTCGTGGTTTTCTTGTTAGGCGTGTGGAAACATTAATACCTAAAAGCGTATAAACGACGCCCGACCTATTAGACCGAGGATTTGTTACAAACTCTTCCAGTGtcgaaattatgaaataaataaaacgaaaacaatAGTCATAATGCTAGACGAAGAAAAATCATTAAACATTTGTTATTGGTTATCGATTTGGGTTCGTGTCTTTTATTACATTGACATCATAATTATCAAAAGCCCCTTTcaggtaaaaaattaaattattatttataatcttaaataaatgaaatccaAAATGATCTGACTTTATTGTTTCAGTGCCTTTTCGTGTGGGATCTCGTAACCGGAGTTTACAGAACGGAAAGGGTGGCTATGACGGAGGACTCCAGTCAAGAAGGGAACAGAGGTATTATCAATTAACATAGTAATAATATCTTCCGCCTGCAGCCAATCTCGGTAACTCCAATCCTTATTGTCATTGTCACTCATATCCAATGGGATATGAGTGttctttgataaaataaacatgtctcgaattttacataatattaaatatagaaagagGCTTCATGAATTATTATCTGTAAACGATATCAGAGCGTGCTTGTGATGTAACAAACCCCCCTCCCCTTCCAGTGTCGGGCGCCGAGCGCGCGCGCGAGTTGGCGCGCCGTCTGGGCGCCGAGAGCGCGCCCGCCGCCGACAACCGCCTGCTCACCACGCTCACCGGTACGTGACTCACTACACGACTGATCATTATATCGTtgcagtgttgccaacctctaaGAAGCATCCCCCCTAGTGCCATATCGAAATTCCCCCTGACCGAGTGAATTGAAAGAAATAGAAAATGCATTGGTAAtactatgttaaataaaaagaaactaaacaaatatagtATACTTGAAATTAACCTGATTAAATTGAACTGAAGAGTTAATTCCAATCCTCTAAGAAATGTTCCTCCTGAAAAAAAATCCCATTTCTTCCGACTTACCCACAAATTAGGAGGTGTTGGCAGCTCTGTATCATTGTATCACAaacgtaattttatttacaataaaaattaaacctgtttatagaaatatatgtttattataagttacaattataataagaattacaaaaaaaaatgtaaactaaaTTGAAAGAACATCTGgcgattgtattttaaatattttaacataatttaaacctgaaagatttcattttaatgaaCAGTTATGAACGCCTTAATAGCTCTGTTTAGCTAAATTTATGATTGTTGTAATTTCAGGTAAATCGTTAAAAAGACTGACGGACGTGGACAACTGTGTAGAGATCACAAAGAACCATCCTGACAGCTCCGAATCGGAATCTGAGTCGTCGGAGGAAGACAGCGATTTTGACTGATTTTATACCACCTCATGTACTATTATACTAATCGAAACCGTGTATATATCTAGTAGTCGTCTTTATTGTATTCAAGATAATGGTTCCGTAGCCATTTCTATATATTTCAAACTCATGAAGAACTTACGgtgtttaacaaaaaaaaaattcaaatctaaattattttactataaactcGATATTACATTGTAAGTCGTGATGATCTTCCATCTTAAACTCGGTGCGCTGAGAGAGTCATGACATGATTAAACAAAAATGAACAGCtgacaaaacatttattttgtactacTTTTAGCCCGCGTGTTGCCAGATGTTCAACTCATGTTGACACAACAGATGTGTGATGTGTGTTGATgtgtttcatattaaatttaaccaaaatcggttcagcggcTTAGCTGTGaaagcatttattaatatatgtataaattaaatttacgcaaaattatacatatacttttgtaaattgacataaatttttttttttttaaatgatattcgTTAGTGagacaaatacataaataataacaatatttttagctTAAAACTTTTGCCATTTCAATGTCAAGGATCTGTTAAGAACGAATTCTCTCAGCAGCCGGACATTAATTACTGTGAACGCATATTtccataaatataacttaaaaaataacacttatATTATGTTCATAAATATAACACTCGAAGTTAactgaataaaaaatgtatgttccattaaaaatgaagtattaataaatttaataactcgTGTAAATGTTACCATTCATCTAtgacaaaaacaaaatcaaattgtATCTGTATTACAAGACTTGGTTTACATTAAATCGGactgacatattatattaaaattatcggcCACGACATTTTTACCGGAAATAGAAGCTGGAcagcttttatttatatgtcgAATCGGATATTATAAACACGTTTTTATATTGTGCCATCGATAAAAATTTAGACACGACAAGCGCCGATTACAAAACT
This window encodes:
- the LOC126768696 gene encoding nucleoporin Nup35, whose protein sequence is MEPMTLGSPTHSPSGSPNVGYLPPFLLGEINPPPLSSLSPRPNSLSPTKGRSLAFGSPTSPTQTSTPDQKMYRQNMSIHQQALYNQQQNLFANIPTSPNISYSNKANGPPIEDLFDTIKSNEPSVNKSLFQENSFIGYGNNNSMMQNSYANNISVNNQSLTNQWQDGYQEQEEYWITVFGFPPNAANTVLARFSNCGAILDKQYPTQGNWAHVRYATRAEKERAMALNGRQVLPGVMVGVVECREPPRINVASPGPYTERQNTARSLCPTPIPSAPVPQRSTGLISKALDYVLGW
- the LOC126768628 gene encoding uncharacterized protein LOC126768628 isoform X1 gives rise to the protein MDSSVAEESENFVAFSKNEYSKTNCNTPTNISTSNNNIVHKLFNREIFGSTSKNPNEKSKRVFDKIPPRLRFCLMDIVPIQYLREHVFMGFSQCGQFLLSFTYSCNTQVYFRESSKFTLHFLSWVPGRIVRPVHSIPLFGDDCVDSKVTISMAQWKHNPGVLVVYGIADSCSERSYLSVVGVPRLGCRQCSAISRDEDDLNWSKRCLEHSFAIHTRFFCTSDSSMYEPVVQLAYSNQIIIYTDFIHILEIDIVKPDQEKIDVPEETKFSLDRDELNSIYTNPSTPASDVSAAFQSPKYQNNVVQNILADFSDFDVEPYQMSRPVQLPDVMGQELCIQASSISHNLMEEWEGPSPSIRTLISPPLRSPRRRPAESMSRFNETHRIIAEKTYEFVEEAETKCEKLSMFRKRRLADKKYEFSEDNNENIVPFRVLRSNRKYYTGSTSKSQSKRAKSPSVESVVLRAHNQISRPPSPTSSLDLKNPGLTSLESDRNSESEYRVMEMLDDGSLKTVSVHDNTSKTLSDCPVSPQDPYLVHSGNSKCSKFFTRYFLESDDEITSVITDSEDDCMSGYHVALPLSGAGAGQALQGLCAGAWERLRAPPAPALRATQRSLDTELLCNEVCGRLCRLGGKHFIYCFDWGCHVIDVCQSSGCLSGLCAMWLWASEDTAQLQCEACKDASAGCLQHRQQYAAQCLFVWDLVTGVYRTERVAMTEDSSQEGNRVSGAERARELARRLGAESAPAADNRLLTTLTGKSLKRLTDVDNCVEITKNHPDSSESESESSEEDSDFD
- the LOC126768628 gene encoding uncharacterized protein LOC126768628 isoform X2, which translates into the protein MDSSVAEESENFVAFSKNEYSKTNCNTPTNISTSNNNIVHKLFNREIFGSTSKNPNEKSKRVFDKIPPRLRFCLMDIVPIQYLREHVFMGFSQCGQFLLSFTYSCNTQVYFRESSKFTLHFLSWVPGRIVRPVHSIPLFGDDCVDSKVTISMAQWKHNPGVLVVYGIADSCSERSYLSVVGVPRLGCRQCSAISRDEDDLNWSKRCLEHSFAIHTRFFCTSDSSMYEPVVQLAYSNQIIIYTDFIHILEIDIVKPDQEKIDVPEETKFSLDRDELNSIYTNPSTPASDVSAAFQSPKYQNNVVQNILADFSDFDVEPYQMSRPVQLPDVMGQELCIQASSISHNLMEEWEGPSPSIRTLISPPLRSPRRRPAESMSRFNETHRIIAEKTYEFVEEAETKCEKLSMFRKRRLADKKYEFSEDNNENIVPFRVLRSNRKYYTGSTSKSQSKRAKSPSVESVVLRAHNQISRPPSPTSSLDLKNPGLTSLESDRNSESEYRVMEMLDDGSLKTVSVHDNTSKTLSDCPVSPQDPYLVHSGNSKCSKFFTRYFLESDDEITSVITDSEAVRDVAVGERGHGAAAVRGVQGRVGRLSAAPPAVRGAVPFRVGSRNRSLQNGKGGYDGGLQSRREQSVGRRARARVGAPSGRRERARRRQPPAHHAHR